A region of Desulfolithobacter dissulfuricans DNA encodes the following proteins:
- the istA gene encoding IS21 family transposase, with the protein MSIRGIARRLGISRNTVRKYLAMSEEEIQARQSNRERRKLLDPHRAYIRHLMESFPGLSAVKIHRKLKEKHPDLPVSIRTVRRYVARLKQTSTLKQERYYEPVLDMVPGVQCQVDPGELRGVLVACQPTTVYFVVFVLSYSRLMYVGLSPRPIDTGTFIRMHDAAFRYFGGRPEECVYDQTRLVVIKERYRELTLNEQFHGYATVAGFRIRACEGYDPESKGKVEAGVRYVKGNGLAGEHFDSWADLEAYMAEWLDATANARKHGSTGESPRQRYERDERRHMRPYLTPSIDFTPACRETRKADKTGLVSWKSNRYSVPMRYQRATVGVREEQDFLVFLDLETGEEITRHALCHGRGQVIKKKSHYRDKARRIADCEAEIQRRLGDDGIRMSALLKKGAPDIYKDQLTGLIRLLDRHGIPAPLLAHLLDQPRLTTSRIEDYLEAYRKRPDLLDELRTGQEPRERPAAAADSATRAMLRPYAAICETGEVSDAVH; encoded by the coding sequence ATGTCCATCCGTGGCATTGCGCGACGGCTGGGGATCTCCCGCAACACGGTCCGGAAGTACCTGGCCATGTCCGAAGAGGAGATCCAGGCCCGGCAGAGCAACCGTGAGAGGCGCAAGCTCCTCGATCCCCACCGGGCCTACATCCGGCATCTCATGGAGTCGTTTCCCGGCTTGAGCGCGGTGAAGATCCACCGCAAACTTAAGGAGAAACACCCTGACCTGCCGGTGTCGATCCGGACGGTGCGAAGATACGTGGCCCGGCTCAAGCAGACCTCCACGCTCAAGCAGGAGCGCTATTACGAGCCGGTTCTGGACATGGTCCCCGGGGTCCAATGCCAGGTGGACCCCGGGGAGTTGCGGGGAGTCCTGGTGGCCTGCCAGCCGACGACCGTCTACTTCGTGGTCTTTGTCCTCTCCTATTCGAGGCTGATGTACGTGGGGCTTTCTCCCCGGCCTATCGACACCGGCACGTTCATCCGCATGCACGACGCAGCGTTTCGGTACTTCGGCGGTCGGCCCGAGGAGTGCGTCTACGACCAGACCAGGCTGGTGGTGATCAAGGAACGCTACCGGGAGCTGACCCTCAACGAGCAGTTCCATGGCTATGCCACCGTAGCCGGTTTCCGGATCCGGGCCTGCGAGGGATACGACCCCGAGAGCAAGGGCAAGGTGGAAGCCGGGGTCCGGTACGTAAAGGGTAATGGACTGGCCGGGGAGCATTTCGACTCCTGGGCCGACCTGGAAGCCTATATGGCCGAATGGCTCGACGCCACGGCCAACGCCAGAAAGCACGGCAGCACTGGCGAGTCACCGCGGCAGCGCTACGAGCGGGACGAACGGCGCCACATGCGGCCCTACCTCACCCCGAGCATCGACTTCACCCCCGCCTGCCGGGAGACCCGCAAGGCGGACAAGACCGGGCTCGTCTCCTGGAAGAGCAACCGTTACTCGGTGCCCATGCGTTACCAGCGCGCCACGGTGGGGGTGCGCGAGGAGCAGGACTTCCTGGTGTTCCTGGACCTGGAGACCGGCGAGGAGATCACGCGGCACGCCCTGTGTCACGGCCGGGGCCAGGTGATCAAGAAGAAGTCCCACTACCGGGACAAGGCCCGGCGGATCGCCGACTGCGAGGCGGAGATCCAGCGCCGCCTGGGCGACGACGGCATCCGCATGAGCGCCCTGCTCAAGAAGGGCGCGCCGGACATCTACAAGGACCAGCTGACCGGCCTGATCCGCCTGCTGGACCGCCACGGGATCCCGGCCCCCCTGCTGGCGCATCTCCTCGACCAGCCGCGCCTGACCACCTCCCGCATCGAGGACTACCTGGAGGCGTACCGGAAGCGCCCGGACCTGCTCGACGAACTGCGGACAGGCCAGGAGCCCCGGGAGCGGCCGGCAGCCGCGGCCGACAGCGCCACCAGGGCCATGCTGCGCCCATACGCCGCTATCTGCGAGACAGGGGAGGTGAGCGATGCCGTCCATTGA
- the istB gene encoding IS21-like element helper ATPase IstB, protein MLLHPTLEKLTAMRFTGMAAALDEQMQIGGLDHMAFEERLGLLLDREQAVRETRRMKTRLRKAKLRQQGSVEDIDFRHPRGLDKSLVARLADCQWIRKHHNLIITGPTGVGKSYLACAFAEKACREGFSALYLRTTKLFEDLSLAKGDGRYLKLLSSYAKTDLLVLDDYGLFELSQEQRHDLLEILEDRHGLKSTLVTSQLPVENWHEQIGDPTLADAILDRLVHSAHKIQLNGESMRKKTANLT, encoded by the coding sequence ATGCTGCTTCACCCGACTCTTGAGAAACTGACCGCTATGCGCTTCACCGGTATGGCCGCAGCCCTGGATGAACAGATGCAGATAGGCGGTCTTGACCATATGGCCTTCGAGGAACGCCTAGGCCTCCTGCTGGACCGTGAACAGGCTGTCCGGGAGACCCGGAGGATGAAGACCAGGCTACGCAAGGCCAAACTGCGTCAGCAGGGTTCTGTTGAAGACATTGACTTCCGCCATCCCCGCGGCCTGGACAAGTCCCTTGTCGCGAGACTGGCTGACTGCCAATGGATCAGGAAGCATCACAACCTGATTATCACCGGCCCCACCGGCGTTGGCAAGTCATACCTTGCCTGCGCCTTTGCCGAGAAGGCCTGCCGGGAGGGGTTCAGCGCCCTTTACCTGCGGACCACCAAGCTCTTCGAAGACCTGAGCCTGGCCAAGGGGGACGGACGGTATCTCAAACTGCTGAGCTCGTACGCCAAGACAGACCTGCTGGTCCTTGATGATTATGGCCTGTTTGAACTGAGCCAGGAACAGCGCCACGATCTGCTTGAAATACTGGAGGACCGTCACGGTCTCAAGTCAACGCTCGTGACCAGCCAACTGCCGGTGGAGAACTGGCATGAACAGATCGGCGATCCGACCCTGGCAGATGCCATTCTGGACCGGCTGGTACACAGTGCCCACAAGATACAACTCAATGGAGAATCTATGAGAAAAAAGACAGCGAACTTGACATGA